The Raoultibacter phocaeensis genome contains a region encoding:
- a CDS encoding galactokinase, translated as MKEAHVPGRAASDAMRVREEAALVLRERFEARFGNASCEARAFEPFVLASAPGRVELAGNHTDHQGGRTIAAAIEKRAWALARPNGTDEIRVSMEGFGEARFSTTDLEARERERGTSRALVRGMAAAFVRSGCALSGFDMVTRSAVPVGSGVSSSAAFEVLLGTAIRALFDPAAETEPPDLTAIALEGVWAERTYFGKPCGAQDQLSSAYGGIVALDFSDAVAHVEPIAFDADACAYSICLIDSRCDHSAYTDEYAAVPADMFDVARYFDCERLEDVPYDLFLSRLPEIRAQLKDRKVLRALHYFEETRRASEQVQALKKGDFEAFLAYARLSGASSAQFLQNVSPHADGSQTRQPAMVILALCAHLLGTRGAWRIHGGGFGGSVLAFVPREEAASFAASMDRLLGYEACSLVSISPRGAWAERLA; from the coding sequence ATGAAAGAAGCGCACGTTCCGGGCCGCGCTGCTTCGGACGCAATGCGCGTGCGCGAGGAAGCGGCGCTCGTACTTCGCGAGCGTTTCGAGGCGCGCTTCGGCAACGCATCGTGCGAGGCACGCGCTTTCGAGCCATTCGTGCTCGCCTCGGCTCCCGGACGCGTCGAGCTCGCGGGCAACCACACCGACCACCAAGGCGGGCGCACCATCGCCGCCGCCATAGAAAAACGCGCCTGGGCTCTTGCCAGGCCCAACGGCACTGACGAGATCCGTGTCAGTATGGAAGGGTTCGGCGAAGCACGCTTTAGCACAACCGATCTCGAGGCGCGCGAGCGCGAGCGCGGGACATCACGGGCGCTCGTGCGCGGCATGGCGGCGGCCTTTGTGCGCTCGGGCTGCGCACTCTCGGGCTTCGACATGGTAACCCGCTCAGCCGTTCCCGTCGGATCGGGCGTTTCGTCGTCAGCCGCATTCGAAGTGCTTCTCGGCACCGCCATCCGCGCCCTGTTCGATCCTGCTGCCGAAACCGAACCACCTGATCTGACCGCCATCGCACTTGAAGGCGTATGGGCAGAACGCACGTACTTCGGCAAGCCGTGCGGCGCTCAGGACCAGCTGTCTTCCGCGTATGGCGGCATTGTCGCGCTCGACTTCTCGGACGCGGTAGCGCACGTCGAACCCATCGCCTTCGATGCGGATGCGTGCGCCTACTCGATCTGCCTCATCGATAGCCGCTGCGATCATTCCGCGTACACCGACGAGTACGCAGCCGTTCCCGCCGACATGTTCGATGTGGCCCGGTACTTCGACTGCGAACGGCTCGAAGACGTGCCGTACGATCTCTTCCTCAGCCGGCTTCCCGAGATCCGCGCTCAGCTCAAAGACCGCAAGGTTTTGCGTGCGCTTCACTATTTCGAAGAGACGCGCCGTGCCTCTGAGCAGGTACAGGCACTTAAGAAAGGTGATTTTGAGGCGTTTCTCGCATACGCGCGCCTCTCGGGCGCCTCATCGGCCCAATTCCTGCAAAACGTCTCGCCGCATGCCGATGGGTCGCAGACTCGGCAGCCGGCCATGGTCATCCTTGCGCTCTGCGCCCACCTGCTCGGCACGCGAGGCGCGTGGCGCATTCACGGGGGCGGCTTCGGCGGAAGCGTGCTCGCCTTCGTTCCCCGCGAAGAAGCCGCTTCGTTCGCAGCCTCGATGGACCGGCTGCTCGGCTACGAAGCCTGCTCGCTCGTCTCGATCAGCCCTCGCGGAGCTTGGGCGGAAAGGCTCGCATGA
- a CDS encoding UDP-glucose--hexose-1-phosphate uridylyltransferase translates to MMEDRLPAPEEVRATFRRLFDDDPEKAVAYLYALGTASGYLKSETVERALRWTSESAYGTLECTINLAKPEKDPRTIAKAASNSSGNTGSKRVQTDAITAFPESHPARVAPLCDLCWENEGFPGTCDHPAKPGLRIAPLSLGGECWGLQFSPYAYFPEHCIALSREHRPMKIDVACFERLLDFVDALPFYFVGSNADLPIVGGSILSHDHFQGGRYTFPLMKAPVEREVALSGAPGVRAGIVRWPASVLRLRSENRSELAHAATNVLYAWQGFSCDACNIVSASAGETGIVVTHNTLNPIVRKTGSTYSMDLVLRNNRIDAEHPWGIFHPGAELHHLKKENIGLIEIMGLAILPPRLATEIPAVQRELIEAARSGLSPEMLETRLRDQSLTASHASWAAAIYARRSAEFLKGHADLAQSGRHATSPSVPRKPGADLSAHAHAETRPLQAEAPEPDDVLHPVTSNETKPPEPVCALHPVIKDEIGRAFARILETTSVFKRDETGQAGWTAFLDELNRTR, encoded by the coding sequence ATGATGGAGGACCGTCTTCCCGCACCGGAAGAAGTGCGCGCAACCTTTCGCCGCCTGTTCGACGACGATCCCGAAAAGGCTGTCGCCTACCTGTATGCACTGGGAACGGCGAGCGGCTATCTGAAATCGGAAACCGTCGAACGCGCCCTTCGCTGGACAAGCGAAAGCGCCTACGGAACGCTCGAATGCACGATTAACCTCGCCAAGCCCGAGAAGGACCCCCGCACGATCGCCAAGGCCGCCTCGAACTCGTCGGGCAATACGGGATCGAAGCGTGTCCAGACCGATGCCATCACGGCATTTCCCGAATCGCACCCCGCACGAGTGGCGCCGCTGTGCGATCTCTGCTGGGAGAACGAAGGATTCCCCGGCACGTGCGATCACCCTGCGAAGCCGGGCCTTCGTATCGCCCCCCTCTCGCTCGGCGGCGAATGCTGGGGGCTCCAATTCTCACCCTACGCCTACTTCCCCGAACATTGCATCGCGCTTTCGAGAGAACACCGACCCATGAAGATCGACGTAGCGTGCTTCGAGCGTTTACTTGATTTCGTCGACGCCCTGCCGTTCTACTTCGTTGGATCGAACGCCGATCTGCCCATCGTAGGCGGCTCGATCCTCTCCCACGATCACTTTCAAGGCGGCAGATACACGTTTCCGCTCATGAAGGCGCCCGTTGAACGCGAAGTCGCACTTTCGGGGGCACCCGGTGTGCGCGCCGGCATCGTGCGCTGGCCGGCGTCGGTTCTGCGCCTCCGCTCGGAAAACCGCAGCGAGCTCGCCCATGCGGCAACGAACGTCCTCTATGCGTGGCAAGGGTTTTCCTGCGATGCCTGCAACATTGTATCCGCAAGCGCAGGCGAAACAGGAATCGTCGTCACGCACAACACGCTCAACCCTATCGTGCGCAAGACGGGATCGACGTACAGCATGGACCTCGTGTTGCGCAACAACCGAATCGACGCAGAACACCCCTGGGGCATCTTTCATCCCGGCGCAGAACTCCATCACCTCAAGAAGGAGAACATCGGCCTTATCGAGATCATGGGACTCGCCATCCTACCCCCGCGCTTGGCTACGGAGATCCCCGCCGTCCAGCGCGAACTTATCGAAGCGGCGCGATCGGGGCTTTCCCCCGAAATGCTGGAAACGCGCTTGCGCGATCAGTCCCTCACCGCCTCCCATGCGTCGTGGGCAGCCGCTATCTACGCGCGCCGCAGCGCAGAATTTCTCAAAGGGCACGCCGACTTGGCGCAAAGCGGCCGTCATGCGACTTCACCGAGTGTGCCCAGAAAGCCCGGCGCCGACCTCTCCGCGCATGCCCATGCCGAAACCCGACCGTTGCAAGCTGAAGCACCTGAGCCAGACGACGTGCTCCATCCCGTCACGAGCAACGAAACCAAACCACCCGAGCCCGTCTGCGCACTCCATCCTGTCATCAAAGACGAAATCGGACGTGCGTTCGCACGCATCCTCGAAACCACCAGCGTATTCAAACGCGATGAAACCGGACAAGCAGGTTGGACAGCCTTCCTGGACGAGCTCAACCGCACGCGATGA
- a CDS encoding AzlD domain-containing protein: MGWPEFLIVFACCAGTMLVCRVVPLFLLKGKELPERVSEALGFIPPAAFAALVANDLLTPGMFDAGLWPAAAPLLAAALVVIVGLKTKSLLWCAITGVVAYALLLMI; the protein is encoded by the coding sequence ATGGGCTGGCCTGAATTCCTCATCGTGTTCGCCTGCTGCGCGGGCACCATGCTCGTGTGCCGCGTGGTGCCGCTGTTTCTGCTGAAGGGCAAGGAGCTGCCTGAGCGCGTAAGCGAGGCCCTCGGGTTCATACCTCCTGCGGCGTTCGCGGCCCTCGTTGCAAACGATCTGCTCACGCCCGGCATGTTCGATGCTGGCCTTTGGCCTGCGGCCGCTCCTTTGCTTGCGGCGGCGCTCGTGGTGATCGTGGGCCTTAAGACGAAGTCGCTTCTGTGGTGCGCGATCACGGGTGTCGTTGCCTATGCGCTTCTGCTCATGATCTAG
- a CDS encoding AzlC family ABC transporter permease, with protein MPSREHIQQSLSAALPIMLGYVAIGIPCGILCASIGLDALQVFLLSALFYSGAGQFMIPNMWIAGAPISAIVASVSLVNTRQMLYSASFAKACEGVRKRVSFLFAATVTDESYGVNMAKFEEGGWSVGRATMVNLFSQTSWTLSNVVGVLVGSAIGIPLAIASFAMTSIFICLLCTQKITPANGIAVGVAVVGVFLCKAVGLSGPAILIGAVAGVVAAMVFSEVRKR; from the coding sequence ATGCCATCGAGAGAACATATACAGCAATCGCTTTCAGCCGCGCTTCCGATCATGCTCGGATACGTGGCGATCGGCATTCCATGCGGCATCCTCTGCGCTTCGATCGGGCTCGACGCCCTGCAGGTCTTTCTGCTTTCGGCTCTGTTCTATTCGGGTGCGGGGCAGTTCATGATTCCGAACATGTGGATTGCGGGTGCTCCTATCTCGGCTATCGTGGCATCGGTGTCGCTTGTGAACACGCGCCAGATGCTCTACAGCGCGTCGTTTGCGAAGGCGTGCGAAGGCGTGCGCAAGCGGGTGTCGTTTCTGTTCGCCGCTACGGTGACCGACGAGAGCTACGGCGTGAACATGGCAAAGTTCGAAGAGGGCGGCTGGTCGGTTGGCAGGGCCACCATGGTGAACCTGTTCTCCCAAACGTCGTGGACGCTTTCGAACGTGGTCGGCGTGTTAGTGGGATCTGCGATCGGCATCCCGCTTGCCATCGCGTCGTTTGCGATGACGTCGATATTCATCTGCCTGCTCTGCACGCAGAAAATCACGCCTGCAAACGGGATCGCAGTCGGTGTCGCCGTAGTGGGCGTGTTTTTGTGCAAGGCGGTCGGGCTTTCGGGCCCCGCCATTTTGATAGGAGCTGTCGCCGGCGTCGTGGCGGCGATGGTGTTTTCGGAGGTGAGGAAAAGGTGA
- a CDS encoding deoxyguanosinetriphosphate triphosphohydrolase, which yields MRIIYREDQEEREHVVLSDEAAYADESEGRARSTEPDILRNDYQRDRDKILHTKSFRRLSHKTQVFLAAEGDHFRTRLTHTLEVSQIARTIARALGLNEDLTEAIALGHDLGHTPFGHTGEEALSICLARHTGVSYEGPDNPLLYHHNVQSLRVVEVIENGGKGLNLTPEVRDGIVCHTGDERAETLEGRIVATADRIAYVNHDIDDAIRAGVLRESDLPDSTHEVLGPDHSSRIQTLVLDMVKTSADRDDIAMSEQVWDAMSELRSFLFERVYMAPVVMAEVRKAMHLIGDVFDYYVEHIDEVPDEYRAISGGDDLRAVTDYVAGMTDRYAKSLYQELFVPQSLHR from the coding sequence ATGCGCATCATCTATCGCGAGGACCAGGAAGAACGGGAGCACGTCGTCTTATCGGACGAGGCCGCCTATGCCGACGAGAGCGAGGGAAGGGCGCGCTCGACCGAACCCGACATCCTGAGAAACGATTACCAGCGCGACCGCGACAAGATTCTCCATACGAAGTCGTTTCGCCGCTTATCCCACAAGACGCAGGTGTTCCTTGCTGCCGAAGGCGATCATTTCCGCACCCGGCTCACCCATACGCTCGAAGTATCCCAGATCGCCCGTACGATAGCCCGCGCGCTCGGCCTCAACGAAGATCTCACCGAGGCGATCGCGCTCGGACATGATCTCGGCCACACCCCCTTTGGCCACACCGGGGAAGAGGCGCTTTCGATCTGCCTTGCGCGCCATACAGGGGTGTCTTACGAAGGCCCCGACAACCCGTTGCTTTACCATCACAACGTGCAGAGCCTGCGCGTGGTCGAGGTAATCGAGAATGGCGGCAAGGGCTTGAATCTCACGCCCGAAGTACGCGACGGCATCGTCTGCCATACGGGCGACGAGCGCGCCGAGACCCTCGAAGGCCGCATCGTGGCTACGGCCGATCGCATCGCGTATGTGAACCACGACATCGACGATGCGATTCGCGCAGGCGTTCTGCGAGAATCAGACCTTCCGGACTCAACGCATGAGGTCTTGGGCCCCGATCATTCCTCGCGTATACAGACGCTCGTGCTCGACATGGTGAAGACCTCGGCTGACCGCGACGACATCGCGATGAGCGAGCAGGTGTGGGATGCTATGAGCGAGCTGAGGTCGTTTCTGTTCGAGCGGGTGTACATGGCGCCGGTCGTCATGGCGGAAGTGCGCAAAGCCATGCACCTCATCGGCGATGTGTTCGATTACTACGTCGAGCATATCGACGAGGTGCCCGACGAGTACCGCGCCATATCAGGGGGCGATGATTTGCGCGCAGTCACCGATTACGTCGCCGGCATGACCGACCGTTACGCGAAGAGCCTCTACCAGGAGCTGTTCGTTCCGCAGTCGCTGCATCGATAG
- the mtnA gene encoding S-methyl-5-thioribose-1-phosphate isomerase — MGTENLPRTIEMVEHDGGALAARIVDQRVLPRSLGYRNLTTCGDMVEAIKTLALRGAPAIGIGGAAALALYAANESTAADGTALLNELEDVAKFVASARPTAVNLSWGVKRALGVARSAGSRGVSAADVLDELAADVRAMIAEDEAANRAIGAHGAALLGRDCRILTHCNAGSLATAFYGTALGVVYAASEQGKVAMVYADETRPVGQGSRLTAWELGQAGVPCTLICDNMAASIMAAGKVDAVVVGADRICANGDTANKIGTYGLAVLAKHHGVPFYIAAPTSTVDAVLSAGSQIPIEQRDATEVASFVPDGVCVFNPAFDVTPANLITAIVTERGVFEPESITQALG; from the coding sequence ATGGGCACCGAGAACCTGCCCCGTACCATAGAGATGGTCGAACATGACGGCGGTGCGCTTGCCGCCCGCATCGTCGATCAGCGCGTCTTGCCGCGGTCGCTTGGATACCGCAACTTGACAACCTGCGGCGACATGGTCGAAGCCATCAAAACGCTGGCGCTTCGGGGGGCTCCCGCCATCGGCATCGGGGGTGCGGCGGCGCTTGCCCTGTACGCGGCAAACGAATCGACGGCGGCGGACGGCACCGCGCTTCTCAACGAGCTTGAAGACGTTGCAAAGTTCGTTGCTTCTGCCAGGCCTACGGCGGTCAACCTTTCGTGGGGCGTCAAAAGGGCGCTCGGCGTTGCGCGCTCGGCTGGTTCCCGCGGGGTCTCCGCCGCAGACGTGCTCGATGAGCTTGCCGCCGACGTGCGTGCCATGATTGCAGAAGACGAAGCAGCCAACCGAGCGATCGGAGCGCACGGGGCGGCACTGCTCGGACGGGACTGCCGCATCCTCACGCACTGCAACGCGGGAAGCCTCGCCACGGCGTTTTACGGAACAGCCCTCGGCGTGGTGTACGCTGCCTCCGAACAGGGCAAGGTGGCGATGGTGTACGCCGATGAGACACGGCCGGTTGGCCAAGGCTCGCGCTTAACCGCGTGGGAGCTCGGGCAAGCAGGGGTTCCCTGCACGCTCATCTGCGACAACATGGCGGCTTCGATCATGGCTGCAGGAAAGGTGGATGCCGTCGTCGTCGGTGCGGATCGCATCTGCGCAAACGGCGATACGGCGAACAAGATCGGCACGTACGGCCTCGCTGTGCTCGCCAAGCACCATGGCGTCCCGTTCTATATCGCCGCACCGACTTCCACCGTCGATGCAGTGCTTTCGGCGGGTTCGCAGATCCCCATCGAACAGCGCGATGCGACCGAGGTCGCCTCCTTCGTTCCCGACGGCGTCTGCGTGTTCAACCCTGCGTTCGATGTAACGCCTGCAAACCTGATAACCGCAATAGTCACCGAACGAGGCGTCTTCGAGCCGGAATCCATCACGCAGGCCCTCGGTTGA
- a CDS encoding iron-sulfur cluster assembly scaffold protein — MDTDEVMRRYRDPRFRGDPASLGAEAEGVRITAASGENTLCGDSLSVAFHVRECLGGDAIVERGCYEGYGCSLCIASAEAVMEAVRGRSVADCLALSEEEVIEALGAVEVGRSRKKCLRLPLEAMRAALSSF; from the coding sequence GTGGATACCGATGAGGTCATGAGAAGGTACCGCGATCCGCGGTTTCGCGGTGATCCCGCATCGCTCGGGGCAGAGGCCGAAGGCGTTCGCATAACCGCCGCTTCAGGCGAGAACACGCTGTGCGGAGATTCGCTCAGCGTTGCGTTTCACGTACGCGAGTGCTTGGGGGGAGACGCTATCGTGGAGCGGGGGTGCTACGAGGGCTATGGATGCTCGCTGTGCATTGCGAGTGCCGAAGCAGTGATGGAAGCCGTGCGCGGGCGCTCTGTTGCAGACTGTTTAGCACTTTCCGAGGAAGAGGTGATCGAGGCGCTCGGTGCCGTCGAGGTCGGTCGATCGCGGAAGAAGTGCTTGCGGTTGCCGCTCGAAGCGATGAGGGCGGCCCTTTCGTCTTTTTGA
- a CDS encoding aminotransferase class V-fold PLP-dependent enzyme — MDETCRIGIVVLAAGASSRMGDQKLLLELGGKSLVRRAALTALAARFEHVCVVVGSDKVRIAEEVADLPVCIIENDAWDRGQATSVRAGIQSMQGLDAAIVMVADQPFVTPKHLRALADAYRVGDAALFASAHAGKRGNPVLFDASVFGDLEALEGDQGARQLFGRYRVVDVEQGGAVLFGDVDDRDAYEHAQALWVREKGSKRLFPLLGCDGDESGLAYLDSAATAQAPQRVLDAVKRFETEARSNIHRGIYPLAERASDCYEEARERVARFFGIPEQEAIFTHGATEALNLAAFGWAGANLKAGDLVLVDTAGHHANIVPWQMLAREKGIELAYIGLDERGLVDRASWHALLERKPKAAALTQVSNVTGLANDIPLLSREAHEAGAAVVADCAQAAGHMPLQFTALGADFAAVSAHKMYGSFGIGLLWAASERVQHMRPLMGGGGMIERVDTKGFTCTEAPLCFEAGTPNIAGAVGFAEACDFLDDIGLAAIEERGSGLCDRLLTGLQAIGGVRVAGGFELGGRSSIVSFSLDGVHPHDVAQVLADRGVAVRAGNHCAMPLHQALGIAASVRASFGVYSEEGDVDRLLAGIEQAKEAFCSGYR, encoded by the coding sequence ATGGATGAAACGTGCCGAATCGGGATCGTCGTGCTCGCCGCAGGGGCTTCCTCCCGTATGGGAGATCAGAAGCTGCTGCTCGAGCTCGGGGGAAAGAGCCTCGTGCGCCGTGCAGCCCTAACCGCGCTTGCCGCGCGGTTCGAACACGTATGCGTCGTTGTCGGAAGCGACAAGGTCCGCATTGCCGAGGAGGTTGCCGACCTTCCTGTGTGCATCATCGAAAACGATGCATGGGATCGTGGTCAGGCAACGTCGGTGCGCGCGGGCATACAATCGATGCAGGGACTCGATGCTGCCATCGTCATGGTGGCAGACCAGCCGTTCGTCACACCAAAGCACCTGCGTGCTCTCGCGGATGCCTACCGTGTAGGCGATGCGGCTCTTTTTGCTTCGGCCCATGCGGGTAAGCGCGGAAACCCGGTGCTTTTCGACGCGTCGGTGTTCGGCGACCTCGAAGCACTCGAAGGCGACCAGGGCGCGCGGCAGCTCTTCGGGCGGTATCGCGTCGTTGACGTCGAGCAGGGAGGCGCCGTGCTCTTCGGCGATGTTGACGATCGGGATGCGTACGAGCATGCGCAGGCGCTATGGGTTCGCGAGAAAGGTTCGAAGAGGCTGTTTCCGCTGCTTGGTTGCGACGGCGACGAATCGGGCCTTGCGTATCTCGATTCGGCGGCAACCGCGCAGGCGCCGCAACGGGTGCTCGATGCGGTAAAGCGCTTCGAAACCGAAGCCCGCAGCAACATCCACCGCGGTATCTACCCGCTCGCAGAGCGGGCGAGCGATTGCTACGAAGAAGCGCGCGAACGCGTTGCCCGCTTCTTCGGCATCCCGGAGCAGGAGGCGATCTTCACGCACGGAGCTACCGAAGCGCTCAACCTTGCAGCATTCGGTTGGGCTGGCGCGAACCTGAAAGCGGGCGATCTCGTGCTCGTCGATACCGCGGGCCATCATGCGAACATCGTTCCGTGGCAGATGCTTGCGCGCGAGAAGGGGATCGAGCTCGCCTATATCGGGCTCGACGAGCGGGGGCTTGTGGATCGGGCGAGCTGGCATGCACTGCTCGAGCGAAAACCCAAGGCGGCTGCCTTAACCCAGGTCTCCAACGTGACGGGACTCGCCAACGACATCCCGCTGCTTTCACGCGAAGCGCACGAGGCGGGTGCGGCGGTCGTAGCCGATTGCGCCCAGGCTGCGGGCCACATGCCGCTTCAGTTTACGGCGCTCGGCGCAGATTTCGCAGCCGTGTCGGCGCACAAGATGTACGGATCGTTCGGCATCGGCCTTCTCTGGGCCGCTTCCGAACGCGTTCAGCACATGCGCCCGCTCATGGGCGGGGGTGGCATGATCGAGCGCGTCGATACGAAGGGGTTCACCTGTACCGAGGCTCCTTTGTGCTTCGAGGCGGGAACGCCCAACATTGCGGGAGCCGTCGGCTTTGCGGAGGCGTGCGACTTTCTCGACGATATCGGCCTTGCAGCGATCGAAGAGCGGGGAAGCGGGCTGTGCGACAGGCTTCTAACGGGCTTGCAAGCGATCGGGGGTGTGCGGGTAGCGGGTGGGTTCGAGTTGGGCGGGCGGTCGTCTATCGTGTCGTTTTCGCTCGACGGCGTGCATCCGCACGATGTCGCACAGGTGCTCGCCGATCGGGGCGTTGCCGTGCGTGCGGGAAACCATTGCGCGATGCCGCTTCACCAGGCGCTCGGTATCGCAGCGAGCGTACGCGCAAGCTTCGGCGTGTATTCCGAGGAAGGCGATGTCGACAGGCTTCTTGCGGGGATCGAGCAGGCGAAGGAGGCGTTTTGCAGTGGATACCGATGA
- a CDS encoding rhodanese-like domain-containing protein: MNGCGKSAAQRWGRVRCGLRLCIVCALCVSLLAFSGCEPEESFEGGSADGSGSNGAVCTITAEQARDLMVSDQDVVLDVRTQEEYDASHIANARLLPAEAITEESAREVAPDKDQPVFVYCRTGVRSAEAAVKLADLGYAEVYDFGGILSWPYGTIDAASSEDEEALESDQLPVGVKVVCGKTRAVPDGEEE; this comes from the coding sequence ATGAACGGCTGCGGAAAATCCGCCGCGCAGAGGTGGGGTCGGGTGCGGTGCGGGCTTCGGCTCTGCATCGTCTGCGCGCTCTGCGTTTCGCTCCTCGCGTTCAGCGGATGCGAACCCGAGGAGTCTTTCGAAGGCGGGTCTGCGGACGGATCGGGTTCGAACGGTGCGGTCTGCACGATAACGGCCGAACAGGCGCGTGATCTCATGGTGTCCGACCAAGATGTCGTGCTCGACGTGCGCACCCAAGAGGAGTACGACGCGTCGCATATTGCGAACGCACGGCTTTTGCCCGCAGAAGCCATAACCGAAGAATCTGCTCGCGAGGTCGCTCCCGACAAGGATCAGCCGGTGTTCGTGTATTGCCGCACCGGGGTCCGTTCGGCCGAAGCCGCTGTAAAGCTCGCTGATCTGGGATATGCCGAAGTCTACGATTTCGGGGGCATCCTCTCGTGGCCGTACGGTACCATCGATGCCGCTTCGAGCGAGGACGAAGAGGCCCTTGAAAGCGATCAGCTTCCCGTCGGCGTGAAAGTGGTGTGCGGAAAGACGCGTGCAGTACCCGATGGGGAAGAGGAGTAA
- a CDS encoding XdhC family protein: MRELSATIQQWIEDGEPVALATVVKTWGSSPRAAGSLMAVDGQGRICGSVSGGCIEGSVVGTALDCLDDGFARLESFHAETRKAQEVGLSCGGSVEVLVSPLDPSLFALERALIERGARYIRSSVCSASDARMLGQTFVLAEAVCSEDAARAEGVVCFDAGGWLCIAPAHLCDALGEGFLREASAAFLESGQRNASTAHVGDATVFFSQQDPAPQLVCIGATHVAVHLCHMAHELGYRTIVVDPRGAFATEERFAMVDELVRAWPHEALPRIPLTSATAVCALTHDPKIDVPALGCALESPAFYIGSLGRYTTQLSRYEALVDSGYVDEQIARIFGPIGLDIGGKEPAEIALSVLAEMTAAKNGGAALSATMLESARRALDEEARCTAGAGKRSA, encoded by the coding sequence ATGAGGGAATTGAGTGCAACGATACAGCAGTGGATCGAGGACGGCGAACCGGTCGCGCTTGCGACGGTCGTCAAAACGTGGGGCTCGTCTCCGCGCGCGGCGGGTTCGCTGATGGCGGTTGACGGACAGGGACGCATCTGCGGATCCGTTTCGGGCGGCTGCATCGAGGGCAGCGTGGTGGGCACCGCCCTCGATTGCCTCGACGACGGCTTTGCCCGCCTCGAATCGTTTCATGCTGAAACCCGAAAGGCGCAGGAAGTCGGCCTTTCGTGCGGGGGCAGCGTCGAGGTGCTCGTATCCCCGCTCGATCCGTCGCTGTTCGCCCTTGAGCGCGCGCTGATAGAGCGCGGGGCTCGCTATATTCGCTCGTCGGTATGCTCGGCTTCCGATGCGCGCATGCTCGGGCAGACGTTCGTTCTGGCAGAAGCGGTATGTTCTGAAGATGCGGCACGGGCCGAAGGCGTCGTATGCTTCGATGCGGGCGGATGGCTCTGCATCGCGCCAGCGCACCTGTGCGATGCTTTGGGTGAAGGGTTCTTGCGGGAGGCTTCGGCTGCGTTTCTCGAAAGCGGGCAGCGAAATGCTTCCACCGCACACGTCGGCGATGCGACCGTGTTCTTCTCGCAGCAGGATCCCGCTCCGCAGCTCGTCTGCATCGGCGCAACCCACGTGGCCGTTCACCTGTGCCATATGGCGCACGAGCTCGGCTACCGGACGATCGTCGTCGACCCGCGAGGCGCATTCGCAACCGAGGAGCGGTTCGCGATGGTTGATGAGCTTGTGCGGGCTTGGCCGCACGAAGCGCTCCCGCGCATCCCTCTTACGTCGGCGACGGCGGTATGCGCGCTTACGCACGATCCGAAGATCGACGTGCCCGCATTGGGGTGTGCGCTCGAATCGCCTGCATTCTACATCGGCTCGCTTGGCCGCTACACGACGCAGCTTTCGCGTTACGAGGCGCTGGTCGACAGCGGATACGTCGATGAGCAGATCGCACGCATTTTCGGTCCCATCGGTCTCGACATCGGCGGCAAAGAACCCGCGGAGATAGCTCTTTCCGTGCTCGCCGAGATGACGGCTGCGAAAAACGGCGGTGCCGCCCTGAGCGCGACCATGCTCGAATCGGCGCGCAGGGCGCTCGACGAAGAGGCTCGATGCACAGCAGGTGCGGGGAAGAGAAGCGCATGA